The segment AGTtcattagatatatttttttaattcataaatgaataaattattctaaaaatatgctttttagaGTTTGTTTACTAGTTCTGTTTATAACCATATTATGCTGAAGAACCCTTGCATGATGAAATGGTTCTTTGTGTCAGAGTGTAGGGTTTTTTATTCCAacccttttgtcttttttttttaatctgtaactGTCAAAAAATTTATTCAGTGCcactttattgatttttttgcaGCTCATATATCAACACCCAACTACTCAGACTGTCAACACACTCTCAACAGACACTTGATATTCTTCTTTTAACGTACAAATTGTAAGCAAACGCTCATACACTGAAGGACTACGATAAAgaaacttttgtgcaatggaaaggttcccaataaagaacctttatttttaagagggtATTTGTGGCCTGCTCTGTTCCGTTGAGGATACTTCTCTCTTCTTTTAAACTAAGCAGGCTAGTGACAGATATGCTGAATTAATGATCCATATATTGTTAGAGTTTTTAGTTCTTGAGTATAGTAATAAAAGTATTGTAAGTGTGCAATCCCATGACTTTGTACTGGTAGTGTTTAGAACCATTTGTCCTTTAAGTCGTCTGatcttttcatttaatcatttcagATTCCTTTCACAAACACTGACTGAATGATCTGTTAATGAATCGAATTCATTCGGTTCAAGTTCAACTCACTGACTCATTGATTCATTGCATCGTTAACAGCTCACTGGAGGGGAAGATTATCAGTGACTTAAATCTCGGGTATGGCTTCAGGAGACaatttttaaacatgattttatactgtatactgtTAGTATATTATTTTTGCTATGTGATGTAGGCTACATGTTTTTGTTCTGTGCTTGCGTTATGCACGAGGCCTTGCGTGTGCTTGTTTTTGCCGTTTTTATGCGTCAGGGGGATAAGTCTAAGAGAGGGTTGGAATGAGTAGTCTATCTCTTTAGGGATGGAAAGTGCCTCTGAAGAGATTTTTGCCAGGCCAGCCCGTGTCCCAAACAAgccacaaatgaacaaataacacACAAGAATGTGGAATTGTGCGTTTGAAGAAAATTACGTACCACAATGAGCGGGAAGCTGTGGAGTAACAACGCGGTTTACTGAGGATGACGGGACACATAGTGGAAAAAAAGCAGAAGATATTGAAAGCTGAGGGGAAAAACCATGACCATAGAGTAAAATGAAACTATATGAGCGACCGAACCGCGATCATTTTGTCCTCGTGCGACTAAAGTATGTCCAGAGAGTTTTACACCGCTTCTCCGTTATGGGTGACCAGGGGGAGGGCGAAAAAGACAATGTCATCTCTTTGTAAttggtttttagttttaatttctttgtgtTTAACACAAATAGGATGGTTCTATTAATGTTAAGTAGGCTTGTGTAATAAGTTTCTATGACCTGCAGGAATTCCTAATCATTAATTCAAGCAAAAGCCTAATGACCTTCTAATCTGTAGCACTTATGAAGAACattagtctctttctctctctttcactcgaTCTCTCgtcccacctctctctctctctcttttgctaaGAAAGGCTAATTAAAATAGCCATTTGGCAGCCTAGCGTCCTAATTGCTATTCCCATCATTGCTGGTCGATTGGGaggagatagagagatagaggaAGGGGAGAGAGTGAGGAAAAGAAAAGATGAGCGAGAATAAGATTGATAATGAGATAACGAGTCATTAGAAGCATACATTAGCGAATACAGCCCTGGCTAATGTCCCCTCAATCAGTTAGACCTCTCTCATCCTTGCCTGTCTTCTTTTTATCATTCTGTCCCTGCATGTGCTTCCAGCCATCTCCTGTCTCATATCTGGAGAAAAGGATGTCCTCTTCTGGCTGGTGAAGAGAAAGTGCTGTGCCGCGCAGCATTTTGGGCAGGTTTGTGATCATCTAACTTTTAGATCATTTTTGCTTTAATGAAACCATGGCATTATGATGTATGGTTTATAAAAAGCATCAGGGTGATGTAAAAGGAAATAGGCTATAATCTGATTTTGGATTGAAGAATGATTCCAAGCAATATTTGAACATATCCATTGCGCCATCTGCTGGTGATCTGGCGTATAAATGCGTGTTAAAATGGAACCTGCTGTGTTGGACTCTGACAAGAGCTTTATTTTGAGCATTTGTTAGGCATAACATTGTTAATTAACACGTTTTAACCCATAATGTAGAAGATTACGGGTATAAACCCATCTGGTCCGTCAGACCTGAGCTGGGAACAGGCCATGGATATGGGAGAAGGTGCGATGGAGAAGTGGCCTTCTCCGAAACTCATCAATCGGACGTTATTGACCATTGGAAGTTGGAGGTAATGTGCCAGGATCACCCCACCTGGCATGGCAGGGTCAGTGAGCATCAAGTCATAGTTTGCAGTCTTTATTTGTGTCATCACATCTCTGTTCTCCAGCATGGTGGTGACCATGGCACAGTTTGCAGTGTGAGCCACCTTTATGATGTCAATAAATTATGATATCTGGGTCAGCAAGCCCATCACTGAGCCCTTCCTGCGGGCCTCAAAAATCATTTGTACTGTGTTCTCAAACAAGTCTAGGTCTTGTTCTTCTTTGAGGTGAAAACAGGCTTCAACACCAGAAATAGTGGACTTTGCTGAAATAAtgcaaaatttatataataaccaGTGTCCCTGTGTATTTAAATCAGTACTTCTGTGTTCAACCAGTGACTGCCATCAACAGGGAAAACCAGGATCTTACTGCCATTATAACCACAGGGTAAAGACAGAAGGAGGGATGTCCAAAGGAAAATGAGGGAAATGTATCCacacatttctctctttttttcctctctcaaaataacaaaaataatcagCATGAAAATCTCTTTAAATGCCTTTCTAATAcaataaacagtatttaaaatggACTAAAGTATAAAGTCTGAGTTCtcttatgcatatttattttatatacattgttcaTAAATTAAAACTATGCAAGCTAAATATCAATGTATAAAAAGTTTGCTAGGTCCCATACCTGAGTTAAGTCTTCTAGTTTCAGTCCCTCAAAAAATGTTTCTGTGTAGAAGAAAAAGCCTTCACACAGTCTCTGAAGGATGAGAGATTAGCTTCCCTATTTAGCATAATTCCTCTTTTGTTTTCTTATGAAACATTTCTCAGCCCTTATTTTTTCTGTCCAGCATGATATTCAGAAATAGCTGTGCTTTAACAAATGTTGAAttgcaaaatttcatttttgaagcaCATCACATCTGTTTATTCCTGTAAACagtattttagttagtttttttatttattttttttcagaaaggagTTGTACTCACTTCTGCTACTAGTTAGACAAGTAATCAAGTTAGACAAtgtcacttaaaaatatttaatcgaGAATCATCAGAGACTAAATATAAAGACACAGGCACTTTCTATATGCATCCATGCCATTCACAGAATATAATTTCATCAGGTTAGATATTACACTATGCATCGGTTACTATAGTCTCTACATATTGTgtctatgtatttatgtatgccaTCATTATTGATACAAGTAGCAGTCCATCTATTTAACAACTGTTGTGACAGATGTAATTGGTGCCATCTGGACTGCAGGATCAAATGCTACCGGTGCCACATTGATCACTCCAGCTGACTGCTGTGTAGAGATAACTTGTGTGGTGGTTGCCATTGGAATGGGTTGAATCATGGGATGTGTTGTCTGTACAGAGACCGTTTGTTTGCGTGCTTTAATTTCTCTACTCATCTGACACCAGGAACACCAGATGCAACAGCAAGTCACCATGATGTCCTCACAGATACTGCCCTGTTGCAACACATACAAACAAATGATTGCTTTGAAGCCCTCTTTGATTTCCTTTTTCATTTGTAGAGGGAAAGGAAAAACTCACCTCAATATCATATTTGTGGCGAACTGCAACCCTCATCCCCAGAGACACAGGTGGCACACATACTGGAACCCCGACTGCTGCCATGATGCCTGGCCCGAGTATGTCCAGCAGAGGCAGACAGGTGCTTTCCCCAAAATCCCCAGTGGTGGTGCAGGTAAAGCAAGGAAAGCACCAGTACGCATAGCAGCCTGAGGACCAAAAATGCACATGATGTGATATTATTTGCACAATTTTTATTGAACTGTAAAAATGGTcctgtaatatttattataagaCCTTAAAGCTTACTTACAAGAATTCAAGTCCTGGTAACAGTCACATATTCCTGAATTCCAGCCACTCTTCGTAGGCATCTGCACAACTACAGTTGTCATTGTGGTCTGGCTTTACTAATATGGAAGGATGACAAAGAAAGGAacgtttttcattatttaaaaacactGTGTGATGGGGgtgtgtgatgagtggggcgtGTGTGAtgaatttgagcttgcctctcctgtgTGGTCCggcacctctgcgatgcttaggaatcTTTAAGTACATATGTTAAGCTCTGTGTACTGTatgaaaaccacatggtggtgagTATGCACgctgaacactttgcgcactttctaaaatccatacAAGTGGTAAGTATGCACACAAGACTCTGCGCACtctgaaatcctgtatggtaagggttatgCGCTCAGCtttgttccctttcttgagatggttAGATCTTGGTTTGCTTGGGCTCCACTCAGTCagggtgtatttatttatacaattcaAGCATCGCTTCTCTcaaacatgaggggctatttgggcggTTCTCATGGTAGTTTAGCAGCACTCCTGTTTACTAAGAAGCATTGCCTATGAGTGTGCCACTCTCTTTCTGAGTTTGGAGTTTTCCTCTCATGTAGATTGTGTCTTCTGTTCTTTACCCAGAGTGCTCCAGCACTATTTCCagcagatcgagttgatgactctcaaacatattgttttgggatgcaccattccatctatgagctgctctatcagagtacCACAAGAGCCCCCTCATTAAAACAGTatttaaatccatgttatggtaagtgtgcacgtctttgcacactttataaaatccacactgtggtaagtttgcatggTAGTATtttgcgttctttctaaaatcctatagtGGTTAGGGCTTTGAGCGGTTGCTTTgagccctttcttgagttggtaaagccccgttcatcttgggctcCACTCCATGCAaaagcaagcggtagcccctgtgtgacaggcaagacttagtataaaaAGCTAGGTTCTTAtccgtatccctttaaattaatctTTCTTGCTACCCCCGGGATGAAGCCCTAACAATCAAGTCGGTATGTAGCTTAAGCCTATGgctgtaaggggtactgtcacagacagccgtctaaatgtcccaggggcaattcccat is part of the Carassius auratus strain Wakin chromosome 10, ASM336829v1, whole genome shotgun sequence genome and harbors:
- the LOC113109752 gene encoding placenta-specific gene 8 protein-like, which produces MTTVVVQMPTKSGWNSGICDCYQDLNSCCYAYWCFPCFTCTTTGDFGESTCLPLLDILGPGIMAAVGVPVCVPPVSLGMRVAVRHKYDIEGSICEDIMVTCCCIWCSWCQMSREIKARKQTVSVQTTHPMIQPIPMATTTQVISTQQSAGVINVAPVAFDPAVQMAPITSVTTVVK